TCGGCGTTGACTCCCACGTTCAAGGCCATTATCAGCTTGATGCTCAGAACCCAGAGAGTTTCAGGGGAGAGGAAGAGAAGGCAAGCTCGGGAATCAGTGGTCTTATCAGACAAGATTTCACAGTCATCCTCACGGCAGCCGCGCAGGGAACGTTGTCGCGACTCAAGCGAGCCATCAATGAGACAGGCATCACCACCTTCACGCCGATTCGTTCGCTCACTCCCAACGGCTTCGTCGACCGCGCGGCAAAGCTTGCAGTGCTTACCGAACGCGACCTGACTGGAAGAACCAGTGCGTCGGCACAGTTGAAAACGCCGAAACGTCGCCGCAAAAGCATCGATCTCATGGAACTCAAACCCGGTGATTTCGTCGTCCACGAGCAGCATGGTGTCGGACGTTTCACCGGAATGAAGCAACGGAGCGTAGGCAAGGGCGCTCAGAGGGCACAGCGGGAATATCTGGTCATCGAATATGCTCCAAGCAAGCGCAATGCGCCTTCCGACAAACTTTACGTACCAACCGATCAACTCGATCAGATCAGCAAGTACATTGGTGCCGAGGCCCCAAAGCTCAACAGGTTGGGCGGGGGAGACTGGGCGGCAACCAAGGCCAAGGCTCGCAAACATGTGCGTGAGATCGCAGCGGATCTGGTCAAGCTCTATTCGGCACGTCAACGCACCAAAGGCTTCGCATTCAGCCCCGACACTCCATGGCAGAAGGAGTTGGAAGACGCCTTTCCGTTCCAGGAAACGCCGGATCAGCTCACCACCATTGACGAAGTCAAGCACGACATGGAACAGCCCATGCCCATGGATCGCCTGATTTGTGGCGATGTGGGCTTCGGCAAAACAGAGATAGCGGTCCGCGCGGCGTTCAAGGCGGTGCAGGACTCGAAGCAGGTTGTCTTGCTCGTGCCAACGACTCTCCTTGTGCAGCAGCATCAGGAGACCTTCAACGAGCGCTTCGAAGGATTTCCCATCAACGTGGCCGCAATGAGCCGCTTCCAGACACCCAAGGAGATCAAAGCCACCACCCAAGGCCTTGCAGATGGAACCGTGGACGTGGTGATCGGAACGCAGGCATTGCTGAACCCCAAGATACGGTTCAAGGATCTAGGTCTTGTCATCATTGATGAGGAGCAGCGTTTCGGCGTCGAGCACAAGGAAACGCTTAAGGCTTTGCGAACCAATGTGGATGTGCTGAGTCTTTCTGCCACGCCTATTCCGCGAACCTTGGAAATGGCCGTTACCGGCATTCGAGAGATGTCAACCCTGGATACACCTCCTGAAGATCGTCTGCCTGTGCTGACCTATGTCGGTGCGAGCGAGGATTCACAGCTTACGGCGGCGATAACGAGAGAGTTGCTGCGGGGAGGTCAGATTTTCTACGTGCATAATCGCGTCGAGGACATCGACAGGGTGGCATCTCATATCGCACAGTTGGTGCCGCAGGCGCATATCGGCATCGCCAACGGCAAGATGGGCGAACGTCAGCTTGACCATGTCATCCGAGATTTCTGGCATAGAGACATCGATGTGCTGGTCTGCACGACAATCATCGAAACGGGCTTGGATATTTCGAACGCGAATACCCTGATTGTCGACCATGCTGACCGTTTCGGACTCAGTCAGCTGCATCAGCTCAGAGGGCGTGTCGGGCGAGGCAGGGAACGAGCCTATGCCTACTTCCTCTATGATCCCAGCAAGCCCATGACTCAGACAGCTCACGACCGATTGGCAACGATTGCCCAGAATACCGCCCTGGGCTCTGGCTATGAGGTCGCCATGAAGGATCTCGAACTGCGTGGTACGGGCAATCTTCTCGGAAGCGAACAGTCTGGCCATATCGAAGGCGTTGGATTCGACCTCTATGTGCGCATGGTGTCTGAAGCCGTAGAACACTACAAGAAGCCGGAGTCCGAGGAGGAGCAGGCTGTGTCCATCGACCTGCCCATCGAAGCTTCGATTCCCGTTGACTATATCGATTCGGACAAGCTGCGCTTGGAAGCATATCGCAAGCTTGCAGCGGCGAAGCATGAAGAGGACTTGGACGAACTGAGGGAAGAGCTCACCGACCGCTATGGAATGCCTCCGCAGGATTTCGAAGCCCTGTTTGACGTGGCACGGCTTCGTTTCAAGGCGCAGAAGCTTGGCATCACCGAGATTGGCGGACAGGGAAGAAACGTTCGCATCGCAAAGATCGACCCTCAGGAGTCGGTGCTCATGCGTATCGAGCGAATCTATCGATCCTCGCAGTACCGTCCGGTCACCCACACACTGCTGGTACCGGCTCCATTCGCTGGCTCGCTCGGTCAGCAAGCCATGGATTCCGAGCATATCCTGGCATGGACCGCCCAGCTTCTGGACGACCTGGCATGGCATCCGCACCAGCATTGAATCATGCTGCGGCATGCATGTGCGCAGGATGGAAGTCGAAAAGTGACTCGCGCATTCGCACAGAAATGTGAGCGCTCACATTCATTTCTGTGCAACACGCACTGCTCGTCCATAAAAAGCACTACGCTGGATGATGTCAGAACAACACAATGTCTTAAGGAGAAGTTGTGGCAGCAATCGAAAGCGTATACGCACGCGAAATCCTTGATTCCCGCGGAAACCCAACAGTAGAGGTAGTTCTTGAGACCGAAGACGGAGCTCAGGGCCTCGGCCTCGTTCCTTCCGGCGCATCAACCGGTGAAGCAGAAGCTTGGGAGCGTCGCGACGGTGACAAGAATCGTTATCAGGGCAAGGGTGTTCTCGGAGCTGTCCAGGCCGTGAACGACGTTATTGCACCAGCCGTTATCGGCATGGATGCAACAGATCAGCGTGCCATCGACGACACCATGATCGAGCTCGACGGAACGGCAAACAAGGGCAAGCTTGGCGCCAATGCCATTCTCGGCGTCTCGCTCGCAGCAATGTATGCGGCAGCAGAGTCGGCTGAACTCCCTCTGTACCGTTACCTCGGAGGAACCAACGGACACATTCTTCCTGTCCCGAACATGAACATCATGAACGGTGGAGCTCACGCAGATTCCAACGTTGACATTCAGGAATTCATGGTTTCCCCATATGGATTCGATTCATACAAGGAAGCCCTTCGCGCAGGCGTCGAGGTCTATCACACGCTCAAGGGCGTTGTGAAGGCACGCGGTCTGAGCACCGGTCTCGGTGACGAAGGTGGTTTCGCACCAAACCTCGATTCAAACGCCGAGGCTCTTGACCTCATCGTTGAGTCCATCGAGAAGGCCGGATACAAGCCAGGCGAGCAGATTGGTCTCTCCCTTGACGTTGCATCTTCCGAGTTCTACGACAAGGAAACCGGCAAGTACCTCTTCGAAGGCGAGCTGCGTGACGATGACTGGCTGCTGAACTATTACAAGGGTCTGGTCGAGAAGTATCCACTGGTTTCCATCGAGGATCCATTCCAGGAGGAAGACTGGTCCGCATGGACCAAGATCACGGCCGAGATGGGCGACCAGCTTCAGTTCGTTGGCGATGACCTTCTCGTCACCAACCCGGTGCGTCTGCAGAAGGGCATTGACCTGAAGGCTGCAAACTCGCTGCTCGTCAAGCTCAACCAGATTGGTTCAGTCACCGAAACGCTGGATGCCATCGAACTCGCAACAGCCAATGGCTTCACTTCCATGGTTTCTCACCGTTCAGGCGAAACCCCAGACACCACCATCGCTGACCTCGCAGTTGCCAAGAACACCCGCCAGATCAAGACCGGTGCTCCTGCACGTGGCGAGCGCATCGCCAAGTACAACCGTCTTCTCGAAATCGAAGAGGAGCTGGGTTCAACCGCACAGTATGCTGGCTACAGCGCATTCAAGGCTTGCAAGAAGTATGTCAAGTAGTTATTGCTTCAGGGCTTGAGGCAATCTCAGGTCCTGAACCATACGATGCCCGTCACTTTCTCAGTCGAGTGTGACGGGTATTTTCGTATGGCAAGCAGTAGAGCAAACAGTATGGTAAAGCAGTTGGGCAACTTACACCGTATGTGAAGGTACAATGGCTTCGTGAAAGAATCTGGGGATTTACCATGAGCAAGACATCCAAGGGCAGCGGACGGACTTCCACTGGTTCCGCACGGCCATCGCAGGGCTCCTCGGCTCACACCCTGGGCAATTCCGGCCCGATTTCTTTTTTCATTGCCATGATTATCATTCTTCTCAGTACGATGGAATTGGTCTCTACCTTCCACACCTATGCAATCAATCTTTCAGAGCTCAATGGTTTGCGCAAGCAGGAAGCCAGTCTCGTGGCGCAGAAGAAAGATCTGGAAAACCAGATTTCACGGTGGAACGACAAGGCGTATGTGACCGCTCAAGCACGAGAACGACTGGGCTTCGTCTTCCCCGGTGAGGAAGCCGTCAGAGTGCTTCATCCCGAGGCTGTCACCGGAACCAAGACGAATAAGGATGCGAAGCAGACAGATTCTTCCTCGGACACAACAACGCTACCTTGGTATAGCGAGCTTTCATATGCGTTCAACAAGGCCGACAAACAGGCCGGGCAGTCTTCGGGCGGCTCGTCGTCTGCAGACTCCTCCAAGGGAGGATCCTCGAAGAGTTCCCCAACGCCAAGCTCCACATCGGCCCAATCTACGCAATCGCCATCATCGTCATCGTCATCGTCCTCAGACTGAAGCAGTTCACAGTCGAGTCTTGAAGATAACTGCCATAAGGAACCATTCAATCGAATATGAATCATTACGATACTTCTCTAGACAACGATACTTCTCAAGACCAAGGCGTACAGCACAGGGAAGGTGCAACGGCACCATCCCAGGCTGGAACGAATGCAGACACGCTCGATGAACAGTTGCAGTCAAGGGTGAGAACTCGGCTGAACGAAGTCCTGAACTCGCCTGCGACAGATGCCGAAATCAAGCTTGTCGAGCGGCAGTTGACGCGCTATCCACGCGGCATGATCGCGGTTGGTGCGCGATGCAGATGTGGAAGACCGCTGGCAGTGGTGACTCGACCGTTGCTGCAAGGGTCCATTCCATTTCCAACGACTTTCTATCTCACCAGTCCCGAGGCAGTGAAGGCAGTATCCAGCCTTGAAGCTGACGGAACGATGAAGCAACTCTCAGAGCAGATCGAAGAGGATCAGGAGCTGAAAGAAGCCTACGAACAGGCTCATCTGGCTTATCTGGCCTTCAGATCGCAACTCGCGGAACTGCTTGGCGATGATGATGGCCATATCAGGGGGATCAGCGCAGGGGGCATGCCTGTCCGTGTGAAATGTCTGCATGCGCTGGTGGGGCAGAGCCTGTGCATGGGCTCTGGAGTCAATCCAATCGGCGATATGGCTCTGAACATGGTAGCTGCAGCAGGACGCTTCGACCGTAACCTGTGCCGGTGCAGCATTCTGTGATATTTGCTGTGTCAGGCTCAGTCAATGCGAGCAGGGCTGCAACGTTCACGTTCACCGTGGAAGTTGCAGCCCTTGCCTGTGTTGTTGCCGTTGCTGGAATATCAGCCGCGATAGCTTGCGTATTGTTGGAATACGTCGTTGTTTGCTTCGCCGGATAGCGTCTCGTCGATTGCAACGGGCCATTCCGGTGCCTGATCCAAGCCGTCAAGAACCCATGCTGCCTGACGTGCCGCACCAATGGCCACGTATTCATCGGGATGTGGCAATGTGACCTCTGACCCAAGAATCGAGGGAAGCAGCGTGCGCACTGCTGGAGTTTTCGATCCGCCACCGATCAGCAGTATGCGTGTGACATCCACGCCGAGTCCCTCGATCAATTCGAGGCAATCTCGCTGCGTGCACAGCAACGATTCGACAAAGGCACGGGCTATGTTCTCAGGCTTGACGTTGCTCATGGTCATGCCATGCAAGGTTCCTGTAGCCTCCGGTCGGTTCGGCGTGCGCTCACCGTCAAAATACGGAATCAAGGTGATGCCCTCTGCTCCAGGCTTCGACTGCAACGCTAGATCAGAAAGTTGCTGATAGTCGACGCTGAGCATCGATCGTCCTGCATCGATGATCCTCGATCCATTGATGGTGCAGGCCAACGGCAGCCAGTGGTCGGTGCAATCGGCAAAACCGGTGACCGATGCGCTCATGTCATACACGGGTTCTGAAGCGATTGCTGCCGCAACGCCTGAAGTGCCCAGCGAGATGGAAACATCCCCAACCTTCATGTTCAATCCCAGCGAAGCCATGGCATTGTCACCGCCGCCAGGAGCGATGATGCATCCTCCTTCCACGTCTTTTCCTGCGATGGATGGGTCTGCCTTGGCTGCAACGTCGTGTGAGCCGACCAGCTTCGGAAGCGTCACATTGTCTCTTGCGAATGCCATCTTGAACAGATCCATGCGATACGTGTTGCTGACGGAGTCGAAATAGCCTGTTCCTGAAGCATCCGAGCGGTCGGTGAACAATGCATCCAATGCTGCTTCCTTGCCATCTTCGACCGGACCATACCCTGCGATTCTCCAGCTCAGCCATTCGTGAGGAAGGCATACGGCAGCAACCCGATCCGCATGTTCAAGCTCGTGCTCTGCAACCCAGGCTATCTTGGTGATGGTCAATGAGGCGACCAGAGAGGATCCGACTGCCTTGACCCAGCGTTGGCGTCCTCGCAGCATGGGGTCGTCGGCAAGATCCTGTTCGTCGGCTGTTTTTTCCGGCTTTCCAAGTTCTGCGACAAGCCGTTCTGCATCTGGTGCAGAACGCGTGTCGTTCCATAGCAATGCGTCTCGTATCACTCTGCCTTGAGCGTCAAGAAGCACCATGCCGTGCTGCTGGCCGCCGACGGCCAGTGCACTGACATCGTCAAGTCCTCCAGCCTGCTGTGCCGCTTCGAGAAATGCATCCCACCAGCGTTGTGGATCTACGCTGGTGCCGTTGGGATGCTTCGCCTGCCCAAATCGCACCATTCGTCCGGTGCCGGCATCAGTGATTCTGACCTTTACCGATTGAGTCGATGTGTCAATGCCTGCAACAAGTACCTGTGTCATGAATTTTCCCCTTGGTGTGCTGTCAGAAGGGGAATAAGGCCTCAACGCAACTTTAATTTCCCCAGTTCCTGAACCATTTCATTATATTCCGCTACAGGCCAAGAATGCCGTTGGAATAATGCATGTTGTGTGATGTCAGACTTGGCAATACTATGCGACTGCAATGGATGAACGCCGCCATGAGCATGATGATGACTATGCTGAATGATGCCGAGCAGCGTTACACTCGGATCATGTGTGAGATGCATGGTTGAGCTTCACATACGAAGAGCATTGTTGGAGGAGAAGCTGATGGATTCAGTGACCATAGCCGGAGTAGACTGCGGCACCAATTCGATACGACTGATGATTGCCGAGGTCGATGCGCATGGGCTGCATGTGGTCACGCCGCGAATCCTGCGAATCATCAGGCTTGGCGAGGGTGTCGATAAGAACCGCCGATTCTCCGATGATGCCTTGCAGCGTGCGTATGCGGCAGTAAGGGAATTTGCAGAGGTCTTGAGCAGACAGCATGTCGACAGTCTGCGTTTCGTGGCTACGTCAGCGACGCGCGATGCCGCGAATCGCAATGAGTTCGAAGATGCTGTCGAGTCAATTCTCGGTGTCAGACCAGAGGTGATTCCAGGGTCCGAAGAGGCCGCATTGAGTTTTCTGGGAGCTACGGCTACCTTGCATTCGAAACAGAATCAGTCACAGAATCAGTCACAGACACCACCACAGGCTCATATGCGTGATCACGCACCATATTTGGTGGTCGATCTTGGCGGCGGCTCCACCGAGCTGGTTGTGGGAGGCGATGGCGACGCAGTGCCTGAGTACCAGGTTCGAGCCGGTTTCTCAATGAACGTCGGCTCTGTGCGCATGACAGAGCGGCATCTACTCGCCGATCCTCCAACAGAGGCGCAAATCGAAGAGGCCACTGCAGACATCGACGAACACATAGACGAGGCGTTCACCCGTATTCCAGCGCAGGATGTATCAACCATCATTGGCGTCTCAGGTACCGTCACCACCATGAGTGCCATCGCCATGGGTTGCCAAAGCTATGATCGCCATGCAGTTGATGGTGCACGAATTACTTTCGACGATGTTCTGAAGGCGGATGACCGTGTGCTTCGCATGAGTCGCAAAGAACGTGGCACGGTAGGGGCGATACATCCTGGGCGAATTGACGTCGTTGGCGGAGGCGCATTGATCTGGACCCGTGTGCTCACCAGGGTCGCATCGGCTGCAGCAACTCAGGGAAGGCATATCGATTCATTCCTGGCCAGCGAGCACGGTCTTCTGGATGGCATTGTCCTCGATCGCGGTCGAAAGATGCTTGCAGATAACATCTGATTCCGTAGTGGCGAGACGGTAAACGCATCTGACATGGGATTATCGTGTGCTTACCTTGTCGATGGTAAATACGACAACTCACGCAGACCCACTGGAGGTTCTGCGCACTTGGAGTCGTCACCATTGAACTGGATATTTGGCTAACAGGCAGAATCTTTGAAACAATTCGAAGCAGTCAATATGTATAAAGTCGATATATATATATCGATATATATCGATCTCATGCAAGTACATCTACGTATTTCGCCGAAAGGAACACCATGAAAGTTCTTGCCATTACGAGTAATCCCAAAACTGATAGCCTCACCAATGCCGTGGCCGATGCATTTCTCAACGGTGCGACGGCCTCGGGTGCCGAGGCAGAACTGCTAGACCTGCACCGGATCGGTTTCAACCCTGTATATACGAATGAAGACCGTGAGCACTACCTCGGCAGAGCACCGTTTCCTTCGGATGTTGTGCCCTTGCAGGCACAGATTGCAGACTCTGATGTCATCGCTGTTGTTTTTCCTATCTACTGGTATGCGATGCCCGCGATGATGAAAGGCTTCTTTGAACGAGTGCTATGCCGTGGCTTCGCCTACAGAAGAGACGGACTGCCAGGAGCTCTTGTCGGCAAAACAGTGAGGATATTCGTGCTGTGTGGGGATAGCGAGGAATGGTATCGGACAAGTGGCATGGATGACGCTCTGCAGTTGCAAATATGCGAGCGTACCTTCAAACACTACTGCCGGGTTGACGATGTCGAATTGCATTATGTTGACGGTCTCATCATGGGCGATGACAGTCATGAGGCGATTGAATCAGCGAATGCTCAGCTTCGTCAGATTCGCATAATGGGGGAGACCATTACTGCATCTCACAGCAGCTAACCTTTCTGAAACATGGTTGCGGTTAAGTTGTCTCAAGTCTTTCGCCGATACGCTGGCTATGCCCGTATCGGCGAAGGGCACCACAAGCGCAACTATGGCTTGTACTGTTCAGACTAAGGTGGTACTTCTTGGAACGTCAGTCAGTGGAACACAGTCACGAGCAAGAGGCAGGTCGCGATTCAGCGGCAGAGCATGTTTCAGAAGCAGAGCGTGTTTCAGAAACAGAGCGTAATGATGCTGCGGTACAGGCTGTGTTAACGAATCCCAAGGTTATGTTGGTGCGGGCTGCACTTGCCGAACATGGATATACCGATCACATTCGTGTGTTCAGTGAGGCGACAAGGACTGCCGCTCAAGCCGCTGAAGCATGTGGTTGCTCGATTGGCGCAATTGCCAACAGTCTCGTGTTTCGTTGCGACAACGAGCCACTGCTGATTCTGACATCAGGAGCGCATCGAGTCGACGTGCGGTATGTGCAGCACCAGCTCGGCAGTGGCAAACTCCATCGTGCCGATGCTGAATTTGTGTTGGAACAGACGGGGCAGGTCATAGGAGGAGTGGCGCCACTGGGTCACAGTCGGGCGATAAGAACGATTCTTGACACGTCCTTAGCGCAATTTCCAGAAATCTGGGCTGCAGCCGGTCATCCCAACACAGTCTTCCGTACAAGCTACGCGGATTTGCTGGCGTATACAGGAGCGATGGAAATGCCCGTTGCTCCATAAACACTTGTGTGAACTTTGGAAACTGTGTTATGGAGAATAGCGATTATGCAAACCATTGTGCAAACCACTATGCAAACCGGAATAGTGGCAAGGGACTCTAATGGACTCCTATTAAGCGGGCGAGCATGGTCTGCTGGTTGGAATTATGCTTGATTGTTGACGCGCCTACTGCAAAACGCTGCAAACGTGGCATAATACTCAGGGTGGTCGTTGCTAGCGGCCATGCCCCAGTGGCGAAACGGTATACGCATCGGACTTAAAATCCGACGTCGCAAGACATGTGGGTTCGATTCCCACCTGGGGCACCCGTCATTGATGGTACAGGCGGTTGCAGATGCTAAGCTTCATTGCACAGCGTCACAGTTGAGATGAGGTTCATGTGTCCAAGTCATTAGACAAAGCAAAAGTCCACCAGAAACAAGAACATCAGAAACAAGAACATCAGAAACAAGAACATCAGAAACAAGAACATCAGAAACAAGAACATCAGAAACAAGAACATCCGATACCAGTCCATAAGGTTCCAGAAATACTGACGCAGGTAATCTGTGCCGCTGCGTTGCTGTGCATTGGAGAAATCATCTGTGCGCCATTCATACTCGCTATGGCCACCAACACAGGGATCGCACTGGTGCCATGGATCTGCATTGCGAGCATGCTGGCTGTGTTCTTCTGCTATACGGTCGGTTTCGCTCTGTTCTGGGCCATTGACTACGTTTCCATGCAAATCAAAGAGTCGCTGCGTGCCCGTTTGGCACCGGTGATTTTCGGGCTTGGTGGATTCATCGCATACGCCACCTGGGGATATTTCGTCATACCAGCGATCTTTGATTCCTTGCTTGCCGGCATCGATGCAGAGCCTCTCTCCGTCTCACAGCGTCTGGCTGTCGGATTCAATTGCGCGGTGTTGGGTTTCGTGGCATGGTTCGTCGCCAAAATCGTCGCTCCACGGTTCTCCGAGCGCCTTGCTCCGGTCGTCGTGACTGGTGTCATCACCTTGGTTCTTGCGGCGCTTGGAGTGTTTTACATGGTCATGATATTCACGTACATTGCCCATGCTTGAGTTCGCAATGTCAGTCTTGCACATGCTGTTGGGATTGCGAAATCTTGCTTGCTCAACACGGATTGAGTTTGTGATATTGGCTAAAAGGTAATACCGTAGAACTTTGTTATTGTAAGGCAAGGAGAACTTATGTCAGACGCGAATATGCCCAAGGTCGCTCAAGATTTCGGTCAACGACCAACCATCGAGTTTGATGGCGAAGCTCCCAGCGGTTTGAAATCCGTTGAGCTGGTTGCAGGCACGGGTCCTGTGGTTCGCAAGGGCGATACCGTGACCGTAAACTATCATGGCGTCACCTGGGGCTCCGAAAAGCCATTTGATTCAAGTTTCGACCGTCATGAGCCGGCAAGCTTCCCCATTGGTGTCGGGCGTGTTATCAAGGGTTGGGATCAAACGGTTCCCGGCCACAATGTCGGTTCTCGCCTTCTAGTGAGTATCCCACCCGAGTATGGCTACGGAACGCAGGGCGTGCCCCAGGCTGGAATCGGTGGAACGGATACGCTCGTATTTGTCGTTGACATCATTTCAACACGCTGAACACTGAAACAGGGGACGTCGGCTGCTGTCGGCGTCTTTTTTGTTATGAGGATGCGGAGCAGGCATCCATGGCGGTGGTCAGACGAATCATCATTTCACGCGTTTTTGACACATGGTGTCGAAAACCGTAATACACTTACTGCTCAATACACAATTAAGGAGGAATCATGGCAGAGGAAAAGACCATCTTGCTGACACAAGAGGCGTATGACAAGCTCAAGGAGGAGCTTGACCATCGGCAGGGCGAATACCGTGAAGAGATTACGGAGCGTATTGCAACAGCTCGTGCCGAGGGAGATCTCAGCGAGAATGGTGGCTATCAGGCTGCTCGCGAGGAGCAGGGCAAGAACGAGGGGCGCATCAACGAGCTGATTGTCAAGCTGCGCAACACCAAGATTCTCAAGGCTCCCAAGGCGGGTCTGGTGGGCAACGGTTCCATCGTTACGCTTGACCTCGCAGGTAACAAGGTGACATACGTCCTCGGCTCCCGCGACATTGCGGTAGCGACGGATTACGACGTCATCAGCCCAGAGTCACCGATTGGCGCAGCGATCATGGATGCGAAGCAGGGCGACCAGGTGACCTACAAGGCACCAAACGGGCGCGACATCAAGGTCAACATCATCGAATCCAAGCCGCTGAAGTAGGCATAAAGCTCCTCCTTGATCGGTGTGCCAGGCTGCAAAGAGTCTGACACCATTGAACAGGCCGAATAACTCAACACGGCAACAACCCAGAACAGGCGCTTCATATAGACCTGTTCTGGGTTTTCCTTGCTGGATTGCGAGAAGCCTTGAAATCTCGTCACATGAGACGGCAGATGACAAGATAAATGGCAACCATATGGCATGCGTAACCAGCGATGGTTCCAC
This Bifidobacterium sp. WK041_4_12 DNA region includes the following protein-coding sequences:
- a CDS encoding YbaK/EbsC family protein, with translation MERQSVEHSHEQEAGRDSAAEHVSEAERVSETERNDAAVQAVLTNPKVMLVRAALAEHGYTDHIRVFSEATRTAAQAAEACGCSIGAIANSLVFRCDNEPLLILTSGAHRVDVRYVQHQLGSGKLHRADAEFVLEQTGQVIGGVAPLGHSRAIRTILDTSLAQFPEIWAAAGHPNTVFRTSYADLLAYTGAMEMPVAP
- a CDS encoding FKBP-type peptidyl-prolyl cis-trans isomerase, producing the protein MSDANMPKVAQDFGQRPTIEFDGEAPSGLKSVELVAGTGPVVRKGDTVTVNYHGVTWGSEKPFDSSFDRHEPASFPIGVGRVIKGWDQTVPGHNVGSRLLVSIPPEYGYGTQGVPQAGIGGTDTLVFVVDIISTR
- a CDS encoding GreA/GreB family elongation factor, which codes for MAEEKTILLTQEAYDKLKEELDHRQGEYREEITERIATARAEGDLSENGGYQAAREEQGKNEGRINELIVKLRNTKILKAPKAGLVGNGSIVTLDLAGNKVTYVLGSRDIAVATDYDVISPESPIGAAIMDAKQGDQVTYKAPNGRDIKVNIIESKPLK